One Glaciihabitans arcticus DNA window includes the following coding sequences:
- a CDS encoding MFS transporter gives MIRFGRRGTFWSSAVVLALSLWASGAPSVLYPVYADEWGLTSVITTSVFATYPAALLLVLLVFGSLSDTIGRRRAMLLGIGLIAVAAVIFAVAPNVGFLFAARALQGIGTGFAIGAASAALVENNYTRNPRLASTLATISTSTGLTLALIVSGALAELAPLPLVLSFAVLLVLSVTAWVLVALTPDDRPAAAVPFRFEAPHLAPGMTRAFILATISVSVAYAVGAIFLSLGANMARELAATDNLLTIGLLLGTSSLSIGVTALFLSRVPAHVAIIVGGSVSLLGLGVMVASAASGSLVLLLVWCVVGGIGYSFAFTGGLGLLNRTAPAEHRGATLSLLYLFAYLLQALAAVGAGALATNLGLRLAVDIAGPVLAALCVVAVVLSIADLAAQRRAAAALAV, from the coding sequence ATGATTCGTTTTGGCCGCCGCGGCACGTTCTGGTCCTCCGCCGTAGTGCTCGCGCTCAGCCTGTGGGCGAGCGGTGCACCAAGCGTGCTCTACCCCGTCTACGCGGACGAGTGGGGTCTCACCTCCGTCATCACCACCTCGGTGTTCGCGACCTACCCGGCCGCTCTCCTGCTCGTATTGCTCGTCTTCGGCAGCCTCTCCGACACGATCGGCCGTCGCCGCGCCATGCTGCTCGGCATCGGTCTCATCGCGGTCGCCGCCGTCATCTTCGCCGTCGCGCCGAACGTCGGCTTCCTCTTCGCGGCTCGCGCCCTACAGGGCATCGGCACCGGCTTCGCGATCGGTGCCGCCTCGGCCGCACTCGTCGAGAACAACTACACCCGCAACCCCCGGCTCGCGAGCACGCTCGCCACGATATCGACCTCCACCGGTCTCACACTCGCCCTCATCGTCTCCGGTGCACTCGCCGAGCTCGCACCCCTGCCCCTCGTGCTGAGTTTCGCCGTGCTCCTGGTGCTGAGCGTCACTGCCTGGGTGCTCGTCGCGCTGACTCCGGATGATCGCCCCGCCGCCGCGGTCCCGTTCCGTTTCGAGGCCCCGCACCTCGCCCCCGGTATGACGCGTGCGTTTATCCTCGCGACCATCTCCGTCTCGGTCGCCTACGCGGTCGGCGCCATCTTCCTGTCGCTCGGCGCGAACATGGCCCGCGAGCTCGCCGCCACCGACAACCTGCTCACGATCGGCCTGCTGCTCGGAACCTCGTCGCTGTCGATCGGTGTGACGGCGTTGTTCCTGTCGAGAGTTCCCGCGCACGTGGCCATCATCGTGGGCGGTTCGGTGTCACTACTCGGCCTCGGAGTGATGGTTGCGAGCGCGGCATCCGGAAGCCTCGTTCTTCTTCTGGTCTGGTGTGTCGTCGGAGGCATCGGCTACTCGTTCGCGTTCACCGGCGGCCTCGGATTGCTCAACCGCACAGCTCCCGCGGAGCACCGCGGCGCGACCCTCTCACTGCTCTACCTGTTCGCCTACCTGCTGCAGGCGCTCGCCGCCGTCGGGGCGGGCGCGCTCGCCACGAACCTCGGTCTGCGCCTCGCGGTCGACATCGCGGGACCGGTGCTCGCGGCGCTCTGCGTGGTCGCCGTTGTGCTCTCGATCGCGGACCTGGCCGCCCAGCGCCGGGCGGCTGCTGCGCTCGCGGTCTAG
- a CDS encoding winged helix-turn-helix transcriptional regulator codes for MEKRCQIVRTLDVVGEKWSLLIVRNALRGQTRFSEFRESLGVPTDVLTSRLATLVEGGILEKRAYREPGSRERSSYHLTSAGEGLGLVFAAMIQWGDDFNPAPTGPVYRVVDPAGGDALRLTYVDERGDTRESASVVRDSDMAR; via the coding sequence ATGGAGAAGCGTTGCCAGATCGTCCGCACTCTCGACGTCGTGGGCGAGAAGTGGTCACTACTCATTGTGCGCAACGCCCTGCGCGGGCAGACCCGGTTCTCCGAGTTCCGCGAGAGTCTCGGGGTGCCCACCGACGTGCTCACGTCCCGCCTCGCGACGCTCGTCGAGGGCGGGATCCTCGAGAAGCGGGCATACCGCGAACCCGGGAGTCGTGAACGATCGAGCTACCACCTGACCTCCGCAGGCGAGGGCCTCGGGTTGGTGTTCGCCGCCATGATCCAGTGGGGCGACGACTTCAACCCCGCTCCCACCGGCCCCGTCTATCGCGTGGTCGACCCCGCGGGCGGCGACGCGTTGCGCCTCACCTACGTCGACGAGCGCGGCGACACCCGGGAGTCAGCGAGCGTCGTGCGTGACAGCGACATGGCCCGGTAG
- a CDS encoding mechanosensitive ion channel family protein — MPQLSPWLAFFVVLGIALVAALVLVAIVAGIARLFARRREWPKSLTSRARHPFRLLMLVIAVVAAVQLAFPAPTYLGLVQHGLLIAAIVAIAWLLGALLGFAIGIGMSRYRTDIPDNKVARRMHTQLAIVSRLVNVVITILAIGAILLTFPGVEAVGTSVLASAGLVSVVAGLAAQSTLANVFAGIQLAFSDAIRVDDVVIVENEWGRIEEVTLSYVVVHLWDDRRMVLPSTWFTTKPFQNWTRNSSELLGAVEFDLDWRISPSAMRVELEKVLQRATIWDGRASVLQVTDAVGGFVRVRILVTAIDAPTLFDLRCYIREEMVEWIQAQGAGLPRQRIELVEAAVKKPERTKTEPIGLFTGTVDAQERAAQFTSSIPLPGHVAVTHDAR, encoded by the coding sequence ATGCCCCAGCTGTCCCCCTGGCTCGCCTTCTTCGTTGTGCTCGGCATCGCGCTCGTCGCGGCGCTGGTACTCGTCGCGATCGTCGCCGGCATCGCCCGGCTGTTCGCGCGCCGGCGCGAGTGGCCGAAGTCGCTGACGAGCCGTGCGCGTCATCCGTTCCGACTGCTGATGCTCGTGATCGCGGTGGTCGCGGCCGTGCAGCTGGCGTTCCCGGCTCCCACCTACCTCGGGCTGGTGCAGCACGGCCTGCTGATCGCGGCGATCGTTGCGATCGCCTGGCTGCTCGGCGCGCTCCTCGGCTTCGCCATCGGCATCGGGATGTCCCGCTACCGCACCGACATTCCCGACAACAAGGTGGCGCGGCGCATGCACACTCAGCTCGCGATCGTGAGCCGCCTGGTCAACGTCGTGATCACGATCCTCGCCATCGGCGCCATCCTGCTCACCTTTCCGGGCGTCGAGGCCGTGGGAACGAGCGTGCTCGCCTCCGCCGGCCTGGTCAGCGTCGTCGCCGGTCTCGCCGCGCAGTCCACTCTCGCCAACGTGTTCGCCGGAATCCAGCTCGCCTTCAGTGACGCGATCCGTGTCGACGACGTGGTCATCGTCGAGAACGAGTGGGGCCGCATCGAGGAGGTCACGCTCTCCTATGTCGTGGTGCACCTGTGGGATGACCGCCGCATGGTGCTGCCCTCGACCTGGTTCACGACGAAGCCGTTCCAGAACTGGACGCGCAACAGCTCCGAGCTGCTCGGTGCCGTCGAGTTCGACCTCGACTGGCGCATCAGCCCGTCCGCAATGCGGGTCGAGCTCGAGAAGGTGCTCCAGCGCGCCACCATCTGGGACGGCCGCGCGTCCGTGCTGCAGGTGACGGATGCCGTCGGCGGGTTCGTGCGCGTGCGGATCCTTGTCACCGCGATCGACGCTCCGACGCTGTTCGACCTGCGCTGCTACATCCGCGAGGAGATGGTCGAGTGGATCCAGGCCCAGGGTGCCGGGCTGCCCCGCCAGCGCATCGAGCTCGTCGAGGCCGCCGTCAAGAAGCCGGAGCGCACCAAGACCGAGCCGATCGGACTCTTCACGGGAACCGTGGACGCGCAGGAGCGGGCGGCACAGTTCACGTCATCCATACCGCTACCGGGCCATGTCGCTGTCACGCACGACGCTCGCTGA
- the purL gene encoding phosphoribosylformylglycinamidine synthase subunit PurL, which produces MTPSRAAADTVANAAATPDKEQPYGALGLKEDEYLSIREILGRRPTSGELAMYSVMWSEHCSYKSSKNYLRQFGQKVSPAMKKNLMVGMGENAGVVDVGEGWAVTFKIESHNHPSFIEPFQGAATGVGGIVRDIISMGARPVAVMDALRFGAIDHPDTARVVHGVVSGISSYGNSLGLPNIGGETYFDPVYQANPLVNALAVGVLRHEDLHLANARGVGNKVVLFGARTGADGIGGASILASDTFAEGGPTKRPAVQVGDPFAEKVLIECCLELFQQGLVEGIQDLGAAGISCATSELASNGDGGMFIELENVLLRDPSMTAEEILMSESQERMMAIVTPEKLEGFLAVVQKWDVETSVLGEVTDTGRLVINWHGEEIVNVLPRTVAVDGPVYDRPVAYPTWIDALQADTASVLDRPTAPADVLEQVLRVLASPNLSDKSWITNQYDRYVMGNTALSFPDDGGMVRIDETSGLGFAVATDANGRYCQLDPAQGARLALAEAFRNVAVTGATPVAVSDCLNFGSPENPEVMWQFSKTVEALSDACLELEIPVTGGNVSFYNQTGDVPIHPTPVIAVLGVIQDVAKRIPSGWQDEGNNIYLLGTTKLELDGSAWAGTIHDHLGGLPPTVDLAAEQTLASLIAAGGDQSLIASAHDLADGGLIQALTESVLRFGVGARVWLGEITERDGVDVATALFSESTGRVIVSVPREDDVRFQGLCEGRGYPVLRIGVTDAGGALEVQDQFTLSVDELQEAHRGTLPAHFGAVVGA; this is translated from the coding sequence GTGACCCCCTCTCGTGCAGCAGCTGACACCGTCGCGAACGCGGCAGCCACCCCCGACAAGGAGCAGCCGTACGGCGCCCTCGGGCTGAAGGAGGACGAGTACCTCAGCATCCGCGAGATCCTCGGACGCCGCCCCACGAGCGGTGAGCTTGCCATGTATTCGGTCATGTGGAGCGAGCACTGCTCCTACAAGTCGAGCAAGAACTACCTGCGCCAGTTCGGCCAGAAGGTCAGCCCCGCCATGAAGAAGAACCTCATGGTCGGCATGGGCGAGAACGCGGGCGTCGTCGACGTCGGCGAGGGCTGGGCCGTCACCTTCAAGATTGAGAGCCACAACCACCCCAGCTTCATCGAGCCCTTCCAGGGTGCGGCAACCGGCGTCGGCGGCATCGTGCGCGACATCATCTCCATGGGTGCACGCCCGGTTGCCGTGATGGATGCCCTGCGCTTCGGTGCCATCGACCACCCCGACACGGCTCGCGTTGTGCACGGCGTCGTCAGCGGGATCAGCAGCTACGGCAACAGCCTCGGCCTGCCCAACATCGGCGGAGAGACCTACTTCGATCCCGTGTACCAGGCCAACCCGCTCGTGAACGCGCTCGCCGTGGGAGTCCTGCGCCACGAGGACCTGCACCTGGCCAACGCGCGTGGTGTGGGCAACAAGGTTGTGCTGTTCGGCGCGCGCACCGGCGCTGACGGCATCGGCGGGGCATCCATTCTCGCTTCGGACACGTTCGCAGAGGGCGGCCCGACCAAGCGCCCCGCGGTGCAGGTAGGCGACCCGTTCGCCGAGAAGGTGCTCATCGAGTGCTGTCTCGAACTGTTCCAGCAGGGTCTCGTCGAGGGAATCCAGGACCTCGGGGCGGCGGGCATCTCCTGCGCGACCTCCGAGCTCGCGTCCAACGGTGACGGCGGCATGTTCATCGAGCTCGAGAACGTGCTGTTGCGCGACCCGTCGATGACCGCGGAAGAGATTCTGATGTCGGAGAGCCAGGAGCGCATGATGGCGATCGTGACGCCCGAGAAGCTCGAGGGGTTCCTCGCCGTCGTGCAGAAATGGGACGTCGAGACCTCGGTTCTCGGCGAGGTCACCGACACCGGACGCCTCGTCATCAACTGGCACGGCGAGGAGATCGTCAACGTGCTCCCCCGCACCGTCGCGGTCGACGGCCCCGTGTACGACCGCCCCGTCGCCTACCCGACATGGATCGACGCGCTGCAGGCCGACACCGCCTCTGTTTTGGATCGCCCGACCGCTCCGGCCGATGTGCTCGAGCAGGTGCTGCGCGTTCTCGCGTCGCCGAACCTGTCGGACAAGAGCTGGATCACCAACCAGTACGACCGCTACGTCATGGGCAACACCGCGCTCTCCTTCCCGGATGACGGTGGCATGGTGCGCATCGACGAGACCAGCGGCCTCGGCTTCGCGGTCGCGACCGACGCGAATGGCCGCTACTGCCAGCTCGACCCCGCGCAGGGTGCCCGCCTGGCCCTCGCCGAGGCGTTCCGCAACGTCGCCGTCACGGGCGCGACCCCGGTCGCCGTGTCCGACTGCCTGAACTTCGGCAGCCCGGAGAACCCCGAGGTCATGTGGCAGTTCTCGAAGACCGTCGAGGCTCTCTCCGACGCGTGCCTCGAGCTCGAGATCCCGGTCACCGGCGGCAACGTGTCGTTCTACAACCAGACCGGCGACGTGCCGATCCACCCGACCCCCGTGATCGCCGTGCTCGGCGTGATCCAGGATGTCGCGAAGCGCATCCCGAGCGGCTGGCAGGACGAGGGCAACAACATCTACCTGCTGGGCACCACGAAGCTCGAGCTGGACGGCTCGGCCTGGGCCGGCACCATCCACGACCACCTCGGCGGCCTGCCGCCCACGGTCGACCTTGCCGCTGAGCAGACCCTGGCGTCGCTCATCGCGGCCGGCGGCGACCAGAGCCTCATCGCCTCCGCTCACGACCTCGCCGACGGTGGCCTCATCCAGGCCCTCACCGAGTCGGTACTGCGCTTCGGTGTCGGCGCGCGGGTCTGGCTGGGCGAGATCACCGAGCGTGACGGCGTCGATGTCGCCACGGCCCTCTTCTCGGAGTCGACCGGTCGCGTGATCGTGTCGGTGCCGCGTGAGGATGACGTTCGCTTCCAGGGCCTCTGCGAGGGCCGCGGGTACCCCGTGCTGCGCATCGGCGTGACCGACGCCGGCGGCGCCCTCGAGGTGCAGGACCAGTTCACGCTCTCCGTCGACGAGCTGCAGGAGGCCCACCGCGGCACCCTGCCTGCGCACTTCGGCGCGGTCGTCGGGGCCTAG
- a CDS encoding SDR family NAD(P)-dependent oxidoreductase, whose product MTWTPAALPSQIGKTFVITGGNAGLGYFTAEQLARAGARVVLASRSLERADVAARSIRGQVAGASVDLLELDLASLDSVRTAGAELVGFERLDGLILNAGLTAGDSTRQVTADGHELMFGTNFLGHFALTALAWPALTRHPESRVVGLGSISTSLVPLDPDDLQSERHFDFFRAYAFSKHAVQGFILELDRRVRSAGLSVAATLAHPGYAIDGLTPFRPGVSEPPTVSRVGNALMLGSQGKNRGAASTVRAAIDPEIVGGEFVGPQFLTRGRPELARPVASSASPEFGQHLWKLAEDWSGVPFAVRS is encoded by the coding sequence ATGACCTGGACCCCCGCAGCTCTCCCATCCCAAATCGGCAAGACCTTCGTCATCACGGGCGGCAACGCCGGCCTTGGCTATTTCACCGCCGAGCAGCTCGCCCGAGCGGGCGCGCGCGTTGTGCTCGCCTCGCGCAGCCTGGAGCGAGCGGATGTCGCGGCCCGATCGATCCGTGGGCAGGTGGCCGGGGCATCCGTCGACCTGCTCGAGCTCGACCTGGCATCGCTGGACTCGGTGCGCACCGCGGGGGCTGAGCTCGTGGGCTTCGAGCGCCTGGACGGGCTGATCCTCAACGCGGGGCTGACCGCCGGCGACTCCACGCGACAGGTCACCGCCGACGGTCACGAGCTGATGTTCGGCACCAACTTCCTCGGGCACTTCGCGCTGACCGCGCTCGCCTGGCCGGCGCTGACCCGGCACCCTGAGAGCCGCGTCGTCGGCCTCGGCAGCATCTCGACCTCGCTCGTGCCGCTCGACCCTGACGACCTGCAGAGCGAGCGGCACTTCGACTTCTTCCGGGCGTATGCGTTCTCGAAGCATGCCGTGCAGGGGTTCATCCTCGAGCTGGACCGCCGCGTGCGCTCGGCCGGGCTGTCGGTTGCCGCAACCCTCGCGCATCCCGGCTACGCGATCGACGGCCTCACGCCGTTCCGTCCGGGAGTGTCCGAGCCTCCGACCGTGTCCCGCGTGGGCAACGCCCTGATGCTCGGCTCGCAGGGCAAGAATCGCGGTGCGGCGTCCACGGTCCGTGCGGCCATCGACCCGGAGATCGTCGGCGGCGAGTTCGTCGGGCCGCAGTTCCTCACCCGCGGCCGCCCGGAGCTCGCGCGTCCCGTCGCATCGAGCGCCTCACCCGAGTTCGGGCAGCACCTCTGGAAGCTCGCGGAGGACTGGTCGGGCGTTCCGTTCGCCGTGCGGAGCTGA
- a CDS encoding chorismate mutase has product MTDSEWSADLSSLRQSIDNIDAALVHLLAERFKFTQSVGRLKASTGLPASDPDREKVQIARLRALAEESHLDPAFAEKFLNFIVAEVIHHHEQIASTGSVPISRSEPISKA; this is encoded by the coding sequence ATGACTGATTCCGAGTGGTCCGCCGACCTCAGCAGCCTCCGTCAGAGCATCGACAACATCGACGCCGCCCTCGTTCACCTGCTCGCCGAACGCTTCAAGTTCACCCAGTCGGTCGGGCGCCTGAAGGCCTCGACCGGCCTGCCCGCGTCGGACCCCGACCGTGAGAAGGTGCAGATCGCCCGCCTCCGCGCGCTCGCCGAGGAGTCACACCTCGACCCGGCCTTCGCGGAGAAGTTCCTGAACTTCATCGTCGCCGAGGTCATCCACCACCACGAGCAGATCGCGTCGACCGGTTCGGTGCCGATCTCCCGCTCAGAGCCGATCTCCAAGGCATAA
- a CDS encoding GNAT family N-acetyltransferase — MTAQRPAPAQLEGRYIRISPLTRDDLPALFEAIGRPEVFAGGYGGGPAGLRATAEEFAAWAETAYMWNTSDVLAVRLKGGEHDGRLVGTSTLGEYDLPNEAAHIGWTAWDPRVWGTAVNPEAKLLMLGHAFDSGIGRVKIQADARNERSRKAILRLGATFEGTLRRDRPRADGSWRDTAVYSVIIDDWPEVKAGLEARLDVFAGAPVALASR, encoded by the coding sequence ATGACCGCACAACGCCCCGCACCTGCTCAGCTCGAGGGCCGCTACATCCGGATCTCACCGCTCACCCGCGACGACCTGCCCGCCCTGTTCGAGGCGATCGGCAGGCCGGAGGTGTTCGCGGGAGGGTACGGCGGAGGTCCTGCCGGCCTTCGGGCGACGGCCGAGGAGTTCGCCGCCTGGGCGGAGACCGCGTACATGTGGAACACGAGCGACGTTCTCGCCGTGCGGCTCAAGGGTGGCGAGCACGACGGTCGCCTGGTCGGCACGTCGACGCTCGGCGAGTACGACCTGCCCAACGAGGCGGCGCACATCGGCTGGACCGCGTGGGACCCGCGCGTGTGGGGCACCGCCGTGAACCCCGAGGCCAAGCTGCTGATGCTCGGCCACGCTTTCGACAGCGGCATCGGTCGTGTGAAGATCCAGGCGGATGCCCGCAACGAGCGTTCCCGCAAGGCGATCCTGCGTCTCGGCGCGACGTTCGAGGGCACCCTGCGCCGTGATCGCCCACGAGCCGACGGCAGCTGGCGCGACACCGCGGTGTACTCGGTCATCATCGACGACTGGCCGGAGGTGAAGGCGGGCCTCGAAGCCCGTCTCGACGTTTTTGCGGGAGCGCCGGTGGCGCTGGCATCCCGCTAG